The proteins below come from a single Thunnus thynnus chromosome 10, fThuThy2.1, whole genome shotgun sequence genomic window:
- the LOC137190548 gene encoding mucin-21-like, producing MTTHSTSNSHSRQDVSTHTVSMMTNHTSTSTASRDPSTTSSHTTAHGHTDITTPETSNPTSTPRPNITKETSRTSASPEHNSSTTAVTHKSTTPHRNTITVAMTTTTSKSSEHTTAHSSPVTTTTSAVNTTHSNNTHGKSTSSTAAVTMTTTTSKSSERTTAHSSPVTTTTSAVKTTHSNNTHGNSTSSTAAVTMTTTTSKSSERTTAHSSPVTTTTSAVKTTHSNNTHGNSTSSTAAVTMTTTTSKSSERTTAHSSPVTTTTSTANTIHSNNTHGNSTSSTAAVTMTTTTSKSSERTTAHSSPVTTTTSTANTIHSNNTHGNSTSSTTTSTGTTTTRGGTVTASSSHVSVSPNKPITEEGTTPHTIPPPASADGGVPGWGIALLVLAALVLLLLILLLIALLVWCCCRGRYKGFSPYNHLTGDDIPLYTTHSHFEGSNGRQYEDLDKPMKNQGMYTVSQ from the exons atgacaacccaCTCAACGTCAAACAGCCACAGCAGGCAAGATGTTTCAACACACACTGTATCCATGATGACCAATCACACCAGTACCTCGACCGCCAGCAGAGACCCCAGTACCACCAGTAGCCACACAACAGCACATGGACACACCGACATCACCACACCTGAGACCAGTAACCCCACATCAACACCGAGACCCAACATCACCAAGGAAACCAGTCGCACGTCAGCATCACCtgaacacaacagcagcaccacAGCAGTGACACACAAATCCAcaactccacacagaaacacaataactgttgccatgacgaccaCCACTTCAAAAAGCAGTGAACACACCACGGCACACAGTTCTCCTGTAACCACGACGACAAGTGCTGTGAACaccacacacagcaacaacactCATGGCAAATCTACATCCAGCACAGCAGCTGTTACCATGACGACCACCACTTCAAAAAGCAGTGAACGCACCACTGCACACAGTTCTCCTGTAACCACGACGACAAGTGCTGTGAAAaccacacacagcaacaacactCATGGCAACTCTACATCCAGCACAGCAGCTGTTACCATGACGACCACCACTTCAAAAAGCAGTGAACGCACCACTGCACACAGTTCTCCTGTAACCACGACGACAAGCGCTGTGAAAaccacacacagcaacaacactCATGGCAACTCTACATCCAGCACAGCAGCTGTTACCATGACGACCACCACTTCAAAAAGCAGTGAACGCACCACTGCACACAGTTCTCCTGTAACTACGACGACAAGTACTGCGAACACTATACACAGCAACAACACTCATGGCAACTCTACATCCAGCACAGCAGCTGTTACCATGACGACCACCACTTCAAAAAGCAGTGAACGCACCACTGCACACAGTTCTCCTGTAACTACGACGACAAGTACTGCGAACACCATACACAGCAACAACACTCATGGCAACTCTACATCCAGCACGACGACATCCACTGGTACCACGACAACAAGAGGCGGGACTGTAACAGCCAGCAGTTCACATGTTTCTGTTTCCCcaaataaaccaatcacagaaGAGGGCACGACCCCACACACGATCCCACCCCCGGCCAGCGCAGATGGAGGTGTACCTGGATGGGGGATAGCTCTGCTGGTTCTGGCAgctctggttctgctgctgctgatcctgctgctgatAGCACTg CTGGTGTGGTGCTGCTGTAGGGGGCGCTACAAGGGCTTCAGTCCCTACAACCACCTGACTGGAGACGACATCCCGCTGTACACCACCCACAGCCACTTCGAGGGGTCCAATGGGAGACAATAC GAAGACCTAGATAAGCCAATGAAGAATCAGGGGATGTACACAGTCAGCCAATAG